A genomic window from Halogeometricum borinquense DSM 11551 includes:
- a CDS encoding ankyrin repeat domain-containing protein, with protein sequence MPAEKLRNDRIPKKQFPREYRNSDDYRPGNCLKTVVASTNAGPRIQRVMQMSSNDIFHIIRWENYDSYRKTIESVTLGAVDESGNNMLHVAASRGKIDIGSDLIERGIFLNRQGKEGKTPLHYALEMGDNEMATLLISAGADVTVTDDYGNQPLWSAVMNEEVDDNVIRLLVQHGADPVNQNEAGKSPLDVARRREEETLIEIFTD encoded by the coding sequence GTGCCTGCTGAGAAGCTTCGAAATGATCGGATACCGAAGAAACAATTCCCCAGAGAATACAGGAACTCAGACGATTATCGCCCGGGAAACTGCCTGAAAACCGTAGTGGCAAGCACGAACGCGGGGCCGAGAATACAGCGAGTGATGCAGATGTCGAGCAATGATATATTCCACATAATCAGATGGGAAAACTATGATTCGTATCGAAAAACGATCGAAAGTGTCACACTTGGAGCGGTAGATGAGAGCGGAAATAACATGCTCCACGTTGCTGCATCACGTGGAAAGATAGACATTGGATCTGATCTGATAGAAAGAGGTATTTTCCTAAATAGGCAAGGGAAGGAGGGGAAAACGCCGCTCCATTACGCGTTGGAGATGGGCGACAATGAGATGGCAACGCTCCTGATTTCAGCGGGAGCAGATGTCACGGTTACCGATGATTATGGAAATCAACCGCTGTGGAGTGCCGTGATGAACGAGGAAGTTGACGACAACGTAATTCGACTACTCGTCCAACACGGCGCAGATCCAGTCAATCAGAACGAAGCTGGCAAGTCTCCCCTAGATGTCGCTCGTCGCCGAGAGGAAGAAACTCTCATTGAGATATTCACGGACTGA
- a CDS encoding LURP-one-related/scramblase family protein, whose protein sequence is MFDGRHYEVRQKIRVGNAYRIYENDTAILESKQKKFRLKEDFSFTDPDTGAERFRVKADSVLDISAAYDIVDSQTGERVGSVKRSAMSFFKHEYKLLGPDGQTVATVVEDNVPMALARRLITTLVPFSYDIISPSGEKLGSASESFSFRDTYSIDIRGDIDPRLTVVGMVVIDAIEEN, encoded by the coding sequence ATGTTCGACGGACGCCACTACGAGGTCCGACAGAAGATACGCGTTGGGAACGCGTACCGAATCTACGAGAACGACACCGCGATTCTGGAGTCGAAACAGAAGAAATTCCGGCTGAAAGAGGATTTCAGCTTTACCGACCCAGACACGGGAGCCGAACGATTTCGCGTAAAAGCAGACAGCGTTCTCGATATCTCCGCCGCCTACGATATCGTTGATTCGCAGACAGGCGAGCGCGTCGGTTCGGTCAAACGAAGCGCGATGTCGTTCTTTAAACACGAGTACAAACTGCTCGGACCGGACGGACAGACGGTCGCTACCGTCGTGGAGGACAACGTGCCGATGGCACTCGCCAGACGACTCATCACGACACTCGTCCCCTTCAGTTACGACATCATTTCGCCCTCCGGAGAGAAACTGGGTAGCGCGTCCGAGTCGTTCTCGTTCCGAGACACATACAGTATCGACATCCGCGGCGACATCGATCCGCGACTGACCGTCGTCGGGATGGTCGTTATCGATGCCATCGAGGAGAACTGA
- the lysS gene encoding lysine--tRNA ligase, which translates to MTNDSDSPDDAPDAGETAHHAFWADSVADDIEARDPDEPIVIKGGVSPSGVAHLGNFNEIMRGYFVAEVLRERGHEVRQVFTSDDKDPLRKLPRKLADAEGNIVGLGDVDAGALGRNLGKPYTEIPDPFGEADSYAAHFADLLKADADRLGVPVEMVSNTELYDDGTFDPVVERVLSDIDNARDVLGKYQRKVDEEYVPFNPVCEECGKITETVTDIDLDAKTVEYACTDMTVGDETIEGCGHEGTATFRQGKLPWRFEWPGQWQVLGVDFEPFGKDHAEGSWPSGKDIAENVLTIEPPVPMTYEWFTLNGEALSSSAGNIVTVPEILELLEPEVLRYFFALNPRKARDLDLSRLDQLVDDFDRFERAYFGDVDDETLTEFAERAYPFVVDEVREDRVRFPYTFAAVLGMTDDREVRIQMARNEGHIIDDTPEWAVEEALERVEKARAWAERMDNAYNYRLQVEMPETDFDDDVVAALDDLADFVDAGHDGEEIQGEIYETARRHDIEVSDLFGAGYRLFFDQPQGPRLGEFLGDLDRTFVVKRLRREE; encoded by the coding sequence ATGACCAACGACTCCGACTCCCCCGACGACGCACCTGACGCTGGCGAGACTGCACACCACGCCTTCTGGGCGGACAGCGTCGCTGACGATATCGAGGCGCGCGACCCCGACGAGCCAATTGTGATCAAAGGCGGCGTCTCGCCGTCCGGCGTTGCTCACCTCGGCAACTTCAACGAGATTATGCGCGGCTACTTCGTCGCCGAAGTGCTCCGCGAACGCGGTCACGAAGTCCGGCAGGTGTTCACCAGCGACGACAAAGACCCGCTCCGGAAACTCCCGCGCAAACTCGCTGACGCAGAGGGTAATATTGTCGGCCTCGGCGACGTAGACGCCGGTGCGCTCGGCCGCAACCTCGGAAAACCGTACACGGAGATTCCGGATCCGTTCGGCGAGGCTGACTCGTACGCGGCCCACTTTGCCGACCTACTGAAAGCCGATGCCGACAGACTCGGCGTCCCGGTCGAGATGGTGTCGAACACCGAGTTGTACGACGACGGGACGTTCGATCCCGTGGTCGAACGCGTCCTTTCGGACATCGACAACGCGCGGGACGTTCTCGGGAAGTACCAGCGCAAGGTAGACGAGGAGTACGTGCCGTTTAATCCGGTCTGCGAGGAGTGCGGCAAGATAACTGAGACCGTGACGGATATCGACCTCGATGCGAAGACGGTCGAGTACGCCTGTACCGACATGACTGTCGGCGACGAAACCATCGAGGGATGCGGCCACGAGGGAACCGCGACGTTCCGTCAAGGTAAGCTTCCGTGGCGGTTCGAGTGGCCCGGCCAGTGGCAGGTGCTGGGCGTAGACTTCGAACCGTTCGGTAAGGACCACGCCGAAGGGTCGTGGCCGTCCGGCAAGGACATCGCTGAGAACGTCCTCACCATCGAACCGCCGGTGCCGATGACGTACGAGTGGTTTACGCTCAACGGCGAAGCCCTCTCCTCGTCGGCGGGGAACATCGTCACCGTTCCCGAGATTCTCGAACTCCTCGAACCCGAAGTGCTGCGCTACTTCTTCGCGCTGAACCCGCGAAAGGCGCGCGACCTCGATCTCTCGCGTTTGGATCAACTCGTAGACGACTTCGACCGGTTCGAACGCGCGTACTTCGGTGACGTAGACGACGAGACGCTGACCGAGTTCGCAGAACGCGCGTATCCGTTCGTCGTAGACGAGGTGCGCGAAGACCGGGTTCGTTTCCCGTATACGTTCGCGGCGGTTCTCGGCATGACCGACGACCGCGAGGTACGCATCCAGATGGCGCGTAACGAAGGGCACATCATCGACGACACGCCCGAGTGGGCGGTCGAAGAAGCGCTCGAACGCGTCGAGAAAGCGCGTGCGTGGGCCGAGCGGATGGACAACGCGTACAACTACCGGCTACAGGTCGAGATGCCCGAAACCGACTTCGACGACGATGTGGTCGCGGCGTTGGACGACCTCGCGGACTTCGTGGATGCGGGCCACGACGGCGAGGAGATTCAAGGCGAGATATACGAAACTGCGCGGCGACACGATATCGAGGTCAGCGACCTGTTCGGCGCGGGCTACCGCCTGTTCTTCGACCAACCGCAGGGACCGCGTCTCGGCGAATTCCTCGGTGACCTTGACCGGACGTTCGTCGTCAAGCGACTGCGGCGCGAAGAGTAG
- a CDS encoding DUF7123 family protein yields the protein MSATANPSTEPTANELSKEDRLKQYLQEKAQDGEMYFKSKFIADEVELSPKEIGALMVKLRDSATELTIEKWSYTSATTWRVEPSA from the coding sequence ATGAGCGCAACCGCAAACCCCTCCACAGAACCCACCGCGAACGAGCTCTCGAAAGAAGACCGTCTGAAGCAGTACCTTCAAGAGAAGGCACAGGACGGCGAGATGTACTTCAAATCGAAGTTCATCGCGGACGAGGTCGAACTCTCGCCGAAAGAGATCGGCGCTCTGATGGTGAAACTCCGCGATTCCGCGACCGAACTCACCATCGAGAAGTGGTCGTACACGAGCGCGACTACGTGGCGCGTCGAACCCTCCGCATAG
- a CDS encoding colicin immunity domain-containing protein: MAEKTIIKKYINPLQRYTEGEMSASELSTGYLEEFKNESQGFSEETYQILQNMFRKSDAYCEPEIREDVRGSIGEQELLEAATQTIKKLEERLERIDS, encoded by the coding sequence ATGGCTGAAAAAACAATAATTAAAAAATATATCAATCCCCTTCAAAGATACACTGAGGGAGAGATGTCCGCTTCAGAACTCTCCACGGGATACTTAGAAGAGTTCAAAAATGAATCTCAGGGATTTTCTGAAGAAACATACCAAATATTGCAGAATATGTTTAGAAAATCTGATGCATATTGTGAACCGGAGATACGAGAAGATGTGAGAGGGAGCATTGGTGAGCAGGAACTGCTGGAGGCAGCAACCCAGACTATCAAGAAGTTAGAAGAAAGATTAGAAAGAATCGATAGCTGA
- a CDS encoding PadR family transcriptional regulator — protein sequence MRKSGPPKGLISYLVLELLDEKPRYGYEILKEINDISGGHWEPSYGSVYPILYKFEDKGWATRIERETESDRKYFELTDSGREELAEKRRESGGKAADFADIILGFYHVYVAFATDDRFEVETPDDVWRFDETFSSWIIEQLIRHHERDFGTFERIDETPAEFYEREGVEFDDS from the coding sequence ATGCGGAAGAGTGGCCCCCCAAAGGGACTCATCTCGTACCTCGTGCTCGAACTCCTCGACGAGAAACCTCGATACGGATACGAGATACTAAAGGAGATAAACGACATCAGTGGCGGCCACTGGGAACCCTCGTACGGATCTGTCTATCCGATCCTCTACAAGTTCGAGGACAAAGGTTGGGCCACCCGAATCGAACGCGAGACAGAATCCGACCGCAAGTACTTCGAACTCACCGACTCCGGTCGAGAGGAACTCGCGGAGAAGCGCCGGGAGTCCGGCGGTAAGGCGGCCGATTTCGCGGACATCATTCTCGGTTTCTACCACGTCTACGTCGCGTTCGCTACCGACGACCGGTTCGAGGTGGAGACGCCAGACGACGTGTGGCGCTTCGATGAAACGTTCAGTTCGTGGATCATCGAGCAACTCATTCGTCATCACGAACGCGACTTCGGAACGTTCGAGCGTATCGACGAGACGCCAGCAGAGTTCTACGAGCGCGAAGGCGTCGAGTTCGACGATTCCTGA
- a CDS encoding site-2 protease family protein, with translation MNTLIWVLVGLLAYSLVALLLRQYGLLPSSVRLQGPLATIHTKRGRDFIDWVATPKRFWRAWTNFGLGITLVIMVGMFLFLFVQGIFILLNPPAPSVANQPQNFLVIPGVNDFLPLSVAPEIVFGLLVGLVVHEGGHGILCRVEDIEIESMGLVLFTLLPLGAFVEPDEESQRNADRGGKSRMFAAGVTNNFAVTIVAFALLFGPVIASISVAPGMAISGAYDGSPAATADISQGDRITAVAGMPVNNETTLDAALYSTSDQRVEVELNGGESAADREKRTVSVERSLIVAGTVAGNPAGLSVGDDDSAASQNDDPIRVTQVNGTAVHTQRGFSEAVGDGRFATITTSRGTVTIPVGAYLTRVSADGPLGSTGAPTDGGAIVTAIGDERVTSSASLSRVMGDTQPGETVPVELYHDGAFKTYDVTLGENPRDNGGFLGVNLFPGTSGLLLTDFGVQSYPAGTYVSLLGGDGGPDALGLSGAVADSPLSAVYVALILPLASLVLGIPNFPGFTDSVANFYAVSGPFGFLGSGVFLLANVCFWMAWINLQLGLFNCIPGYPLDGGRILRTSVEAVVSRLPVSEPYTVVRTITTGIGVTMLLSLLLLVFGPTVLN, from the coding sequence ATGAATACCCTCATATGGGTTCTCGTCGGTTTGCTGGCGTACTCTCTCGTCGCCCTCCTCTTGCGGCAGTACGGTCTGCTTCCTTCGTCGGTCCGACTCCAAGGACCGCTTGCGACCATTCATACCAAGCGGGGGCGCGACTTCATCGATTGGGTTGCCACACCGAAGCGCTTCTGGAGAGCGTGGACCAATTTCGGCCTCGGAATCACCCTCGTCATCATGGTGGGGATGTTCCTGTTCCTCTTTGTGCAGGGCATCTTCATCCTCCTGAACCCGCCTGCACCCTCTGTGGCTAACCAACCGCAGAACTTCCTCGTCATTCCGGGGGTCAACGATTTCCTCCCGCTGTCTGTCGCTCCCGAAATCGTCTTCGGCCTCCTCGTCGGCCTCGTCGTCCACGAGGGCGGTCACGGCATCCTCTGCCGCGTTGAAGACATCGAAATCGAGTCGATGGGGCTCGTCCTGTTCACGCTCCTCCCACTCGGCGCGTTCGTCGAACCGGACGAGGAGAGCCAACGGAACGCCGACCGAGGGGGCAAATCGCGGATGTTCGCCGCGGGCGTCACGAACAACTTCGCGGTCACTATCGTCGCGTTCGCCCTCCTGTTCGGTCCCGTTATCGCTTCGATTTCTGTCGCGCCCGGGATGGCTATTTCCGGAGCATACGACGGGTCGCCCGCCGCCACGGCCGATATCAGCCAAGGCGACAGAATCACTGCAGTCGCCGGGATGCCCGTGAACAACGAGACGACGCTCGATGCGGCGCTCTATTCGACGAGTGATCAGCGCGTTGAAGTCGAACTCAACGGCGGTGAGAGCGCTGCCGACCGGGAGAAACGGACTGTCTCGGTCGAACGGTCGCTCATCGTTGCCGGCACCGTCGCCGGTAACCCAGCAGGTCTCTCCGTGGGCGATGACGATTCAGCAGCATCACAGAACGACGACCCCATACGCGTCACACAGGTGAACGGCACCGCCGTCCACACGCAACGCGGCTTCTCGGAGGCTGTCGGTGACGGCCGGTTTGCCACCATCACTACTTCGCGCGGAACGGTAACGATCCCCGTCGGCGCGTATCTCACGCGCGTCTCCGCCGACGGTCCGCTGGGAAGCACCGGTGCGCCGACCGACGGGGGCGCAATTGTCACCGCCATCGGTGACGAACGCGTCACTTCGTCGGCCAGTCTCAGTCGGGTTATGGGTGACACGCAACCCGGCGAGACGGTCCCTGTCGAACTCTATCACGACGGAGCGTTCAAGACGTACGATGTGACTCTCGGAGAGAACCCCCGTGATAACGGTGGCTTCCTCGGAGTCAACCTGTTCCCCGGAACGAGCGGACTGCTGCTTACGGACTTCGGTGTGCAGTCGTACCCCGCAGGGACGTACGTCTCTCTTCTCGGGGGTGACGGCGGTCCCGACGCGCTCGGACTCTCGGGTGCCGTCGCCGACTCGCCGCTCAGCGCGGTCTACGTCGCGCTCATTCTCCCCCTCGCGTCGCTCGTCCTCGGGATTCCGAACTTCCCGGGCTTTACGGACAGCGTCGCTAACTTCTATGCAGTATCCGGACCGTTCGGATTCCTCGGATCGGGAGTGTTCCTCCTCGCCAACGTCTGCTTCTGGATGGCGTGGATAAACCTCCAACTCGGGCTGTTCAACTGTATCCCCGGCTATCCGCTTGACGGCGGCCGCATCCTGCGGACGAGCGTGGAGGCAGTCGTCTCTCGGCTCCCCGTTTCGGAACCGTACACTGTCGTCCGAACCATCACGACGGGTATCGGGGTGACGATGTTACTGTCGCTGCTCCTCTTGGTGTTCGGGCCGACGGTTCTCAACTAA
- the pyrH gene encoding UMP kinase, which yields MRVVVSIGGSVLAPDLDARRVEDHADVIEHLAREGVELGAVVGGGGVARDYITAARDLGANEVQLDQIGIDVTRINARLLIAALGPKVDPKVAHDYEGAGDAIRRGDISVMGGVMPGQTTDAVAAALAEYVDADLLIYATSADGVFDADPNVDDDATRYEELSASKLVDVIAPMSRDAGASAPVDLLAAKLIERSRMRTIVLDGTDPESIKQAALHGEHSGTDIIPEGTDDEPSYWAQR from the coding sequence ATGAGAGTCGTCGTTTCTATCGGAGGGAGCGTACTCGCGCCGGACTTAGATGCACGTCGTGTAGAGGATCACGCAGATGTCATCGAACATCTTGCTCGTGAAGGCGTCGAACTCGGCGCTGTCGTCGGCGGCGGCGGCGTCGCCCGCGATTACATCACTGCGGCGCGTGACCTCGGCGCGAATGAAGTACAACTAGATCAAATCGGCATCGACGTGACGCGCATCAACGCGCGTCTGCTCATCGCTGCCCTTGGTCCCAAGGTGGACCCCAAAGTGGCGCACGACTACGAAGGGGCGGGTGACGCGATCCGCCGCGGCGATATTTCCGTCATGGGTGGCGTCATGCCCGGACAGACGACGGACGCTGTCGCCGCCGCTCTCGCGGAGTACGTGGATGCAGACCTGCTCATCTACGCGACGAGTGCGGATGGTGTGTTCGATGCCGACCCGAACGTCGATGACGACGCGACGCGGTACGAGGAGCTTTCGGCCTCCAAGCTCGTGGACGTGATCGCACCGATGAGCCGTGATGCCGGTGCCTCAGCACCCGTGGACCTGCTCGCCGCCAAACTTATCGAGCGCTCGCGCATGCGTACGATTGTACTCGATGGGACCGATCCCGAGAGCATCAAACAGGCAGCCCTGCACGGTGAGCACTCCGGTACCGACATTATCCCCGAAGGAACCGACGACGAACCGAGTTACTGGGCGCAACGATAG
- a CDS encoding site-2 protease family protein, with the protein MDPVDSAEIPPIEALQSVFSLHETRRDGERILYYGESLVPEQMLVREVWPSFRQAGYEIQVATTPAGREDIIVARPVTNGTDGIPWKNLGLFFATVLSTMIVGALAWYHVPGSEILSNPATVLQAWPFTAAVLGVLTTHELGHYALSRYHGVDVSLPYLIPFIVPFGTLGAIIQMRGQIPDRKALFDIGVAGPLAGLAATIVVTAVGLSLPPMTVPESMVRGSGQVIIFNNPPLLNLIAAILGEQTSYPDPTTTAHPVIIGGWVGMFFTVLNLLPVGQLDGGHIIRAMLGEAQERLAAFVPIALFGLAAYLHYGLGYSFNESVGIWAFWGFLSIFIAYRGPADPIDDAPIGPARMAVGLLTFALGALCFLLVPIEMMTV; encoded by the coding sequence ATGGACCCAGTCGATTCGGCTGAAATACCGCCGATCGAAGCCCTTCAATCCGTCTTCAGCCTCCATGAAACGAGGCGCGATGGAGAGCGAATCCTCTACTACGGCGAGTCGCTGGTTCCGGAGCAGATGCTCGTCCGTGAGGTGTGGCCTTCGTTCCGACAGGCGGGGTACGAGATACAAGTCGCCACGACGCCCGCAGGCCGTGAAGATATCATCGTCGCACGGCCAGTGACGAACGGAACCGACGGCATCCCGTGGAAAAATCTCGGACTGTTCTTCGCCACGGTTCTCTCGACGATGATCGTGGGCGCACTCGCGTGGTATCACGTTCCGGGTTCGGAGATTCTATCGAATCCAGCGACTGTTCTCCAAGCGTGGCCGTTCACCGCCGCCGTCCTCGGCGTGCTGACGACACACGAACTCGGTCACTACGCGCTCAGTCGCTACCACGGTGTAGACGTGTCGCTACCGTATCTCATTCCCTTCATCGTCCCGTTCGGGACGCTCGGAGCGATTATCCAGATGCGCGGGCAGATTCCCGACCGGAAGGCGTTGTTCGATATCGGCGTCGCCGGACCGCTAGCAGGACTCGCGGCGACGATAGTCGTCACTGCTGTCGGCCTCTCGCTACCGCCGATGACCGTCCCCGAGTCGATGGTTCGCGGGAGCGGACAAGTCATCATCTTCAACAACCCGCCGCTTTTGAATCTCATCGCCGCGATACTCGGTGAACAGACGAGCTACCCGGATCCGACGACGACCGCTCACCCGGTTATCATCGGTGGCTGGGTGGGAATGTTCTTCACCGTCTTGAATCTCCTGCCCGTTGGACAACTGGACGGCGGCCATATCATCCGCGCAATGCTCGGCGAGGCACAGGAACGACTTGCGGCGTTCGTCCCCATCGCACTGTTCGGACTTGCGGCGTACCTCCACTACGGTCTCGGCTACTCGTTTAACGAATCCGTCGGAATCTGGGCGTTCTGGGGCTTTCTCTCGATATTTATCGCCTATCGCGGCCCAGCCGACCCCATCGACGACGCTCCAATCGGACCCGCGCGAATGGCGGTCGGACTCCTCACGTTCGCATTGGGCGCGCTCTGTTTCCTGCTCGTCCCCATCGAAATGATGACTGTCTGA
- a CDS encoding heme-binding protein, whose protein sequence is MTDAPPTDEGWFALHDFRTVDWDAWRDAPEHERNRAVGEGVEYLRTHEAVEDAEDGTSAVFSILGHKADLLVIHFRPTLDALSRAERQFERTALAAYTEQATSYVSVTEVSGYVSQDYFEEGEDADVDEGLRRYIEGKLEPDVPDDQYVAFYPMSKRRGEKYNWYDLSFEERAEMMSVHGDTGREYAGKIKQVIASSVGFDDFEWGVTLFSEDPTEIKNIVYDMRFDDVSSKYGEFGQFYIGRRFPPADLGAYLDGESVPTSEHETAHEHGAHGEAHGHAHGDSPHGGSDHGGAHGGGGGHAHGDSPHGESDEDDASGDIRGELEDLNIYAGQPHGEDVYATVLYSEADSDELFEEVEGLRGNFDHYGTHVKTAVYEAKERGRSAVVSIWDTQSAAETAAGFLSELPGIVSRAGEESGFGTMGMFYTVKSEHREDFVEKFDTVGDVLADTDGHQETDLMVNIEDEDDMFIASQWNAQEDAMEFFRSDAFRDTVQWGRDILADRPRHVFLA, encoded by the coding sequence ATGACAGATGCCCCACCGACCGACGAGGGCTGGTTCGCCCTACACGACTTCCGCACTGTGGACTGGGACGCGTGGCGCGACGCGCCCGAACACGAACGGAACCGCGCCGTCGGCGAGGGTGTCGAGTATCTCCGCACCCACGAGGCCGTCGAGGATGCAGAAGACGGAACGTCTGCCGTCTTCTCTATCCTCGGGCACAAGGCGGACTTGCTCGTCATCCACTTCCGCCCGACGCTAGACGCGCTCTCGCGTGCGGAACGGCAGTTCGAGCGAACTGCGCTCGCTGCGTACACCGAACAGGCAACCTCGTACGTTTCGGTTACCGAGGTGTCCGGATACGTTTCTCAGGATTACTTCGAGGAGGGCGAGGACGCCGACGTAGACGAGGGGCTTCGCCGCTACATCGAAGGAAAACTCGAACCCGACGTGCCGGACGACCAGTACGTCGCATTCTACCCCATGTCGAAACGCCGCGGCGAGAAGTACAACTGGTACGACCTCTCGTTCGAGGAACGCGCCGAGATGATGTCTGTCCACGGCGATACCGGCCGCGAGTACGCCGGGAAGATAAAGCAGGTCATCGCCTCGTCCGTCGGATTCGACGACTTCGAGTGGGGCGTGACGCTGTTCTCCGAGGACCCCACGGAGATCAAGAACATCGTCTACGACATGCGGTTCGACGATGTCTCCTCGAAGTACGGCGAGTTCGGCCAGTTCTACATCGGACGTCGGTTCCCACCTGCGGACTTGGGTGCGTACCTCGACGGCGAGTCGGTTCCGACGAGCGAACACGAGACGGCGCACGAACACGGCGCCCACGGCGAGGCTCACGGCCACGCGCACGGTGACTCTCCGCACGGCGGCAGCGACCACGGCGGGGCACACGGCGGCGGTGGCGGTCACGCACACGGCGACTCTCCGCACGGCGAATCCGACGAGGACGACGCCTCCGGCGACATCCGCGGCGAACTCGAAGATCTGAACATCTACGCAGGTCAGCCCCACGGCGAGGACGTGTACGCGACGGTTCTCTACTCAGAGGCCGACTCCGACGAGTTGTTCGAGGAAGTCGAGGGTCTGCGCGGCAACTTCGACCACTACGGCACGCACGTCAAGACGGCTGTCTACGAGGCCAAAGAACGCGGACGGTCGGCCGTCGTCTCTATCTGGGACACGCAGTCGGCGGCGGAGACGGCCGCCGGGTTCCTCTCGGAACTTCCGGGTATCGTCTCACGCGCCGGTGAGGAGTCTGGATTCGGGACGATGGGAATGTTCTACACGGTCAAATCCGAGCACCGCGAGGATTTCGTCGAGAAGTTCGACACCGTCGGTGACGTACTCGCCGATACCGACGGCCACCAGGAGACCGACCTGATGGTCAACATCGAAGACGAAGACGACATGTTCATCGCCAGTCAGTGGAACGCACAGGAGGACGCGATGGAGTTCTTCCGCTCGGACGCCTTCCGCGACACCGTCCAGTGGGGCCGCGACATCCTCGCGGACCGACCACGCCACGTCTTCCTCGCGTAG
- a CDS encoding molybdopterin synthase codes for MHVLGAVGPGATALLERIIPHLDGRVATVESGDWNDEPTPLSDVETAYTLGDDSSWRASGTERPLERVLDDLSTRHDYALLSRFPEATVPTVALGGADAANAVLEAADGDELDTDDIVAAMEASEPHVTLSTLVEQVKQSPRADRAGAIATFTGRVRAKEGDDDARTTQLTFEKYDGVAEEKMRTIESEIAARDGVEEVTMFHRTGVIEDGEDIVFVVVLAGHRRESFRAVEDGIDRLKDEVPIFKKETTVEEDFWVHDRD; via the coding sequence ATGCACGTACTCGGAGCCGTCGGTCCGGGGGCGACGGCGCTACTCGAACGGATCATCCCACATCTCGACGGGCGCGTCGCCACGGTCGAATCGGGTGACTGGAACGACGAGCCGACGCCTCTCTCGGACGTCGAGACGGCGTACACACTCGGTGACGACAGTTCGTGGCGGGCGTCCGGGACCGAAAGACCGCTCGAACGGGTGCTGGACGACCTCTCGACCCGACACGACTACGCATTGCTTTCCAGGTTTCCCGAAGCGACAGTTCCGACCGTCGCACTCGGCGGTGCCGACGCCGCGAACGCAGTCCTCGAGGCAGCTGACGGTGACGAACTTGACACCGACGACATTGTCGCCGCGATGGAGGCTAGCGAACCGCACGTCACGCTCTCGACGCTGGTCGAGCAAGTCAAGCAGTCGCCGCGTGCAGACCGTGCCGGAGCGATAGCGACGTTCACCGGGCGCGTTCGCGCGAAGGAAGGTGACGATGACGCGCGAACGACACAGTTGACGTTCGAGAAGTACGACGGCGTCGCAGAAGAGAAAATGCGGACTATCGAGTCGGAGATAGCCGCCCGCGATGGTGTCGAGGAAGTGACGATGTTCCATCGAACGGGGGTCATCGAAGACGGCGAAGACATCGTGTTCGTCGTTGTTCTCGCCGGTCACCGCCGCGAGTCGTTCCGCGCTGTCGAAGACGGTATCGACCGACTGAAAGACGAGGTTCCGATTTTCAAAAAGGAGACGACGGTCGAGGAAGACTTCTGGGTTCACGACCGGGACTGA
- a CDS encoding SHOCT domain-containing protein: MTTLLERIGRWLSVNARAVWNSPPLTGLVVGLWMVLLSFNSASDPVSTFLTVTPTVMLLSYAVHRLTGPSGDEESKTTDSHRAAHRETSRRRTATQGQESASYEPTEDETAIARLRERYAAGEIGDEEFERRLDALLQTEDLTGDKSDRARTRVLDHNEAGQ; this comes from the coding sequence ATGACCACTCTTCTCGAACGCATCGGGAGATGGCTTTCCGTCAACGCCCGCGCCGTCTGGAACAGTCCACCGCTGACCGGCCTCGTCGTCGGACTCTGGATGGTCCTGCTCAGTTTCAACAGCGCTAGTGATCCCGTATCGACGTTTCTCACCGTCACTCCAACGGTGATGTTGCTGTCGTACGCCGTTCACAGGCTCACCGGTCCTTCCGGGGACGAAGAGAGCAAGACGACAGACAGCCACCGTGCGGCGCATCGTGAGACGTCGCGGCGTCGCACGGCGACGCAGGGGCAGGAGTCTGCGTCGTACGAACCGACAGAGGATGAAACTGCCATCGCGCGCCTGCGTGAACGCTATGCCGCCGGAGAAATCGGCGACGAAGAGTTCGAACGCAGGTTGGACGCTCTCTTGCAAACAGAGGATCTCACCGGGGACAAAAGTGACCGAGCGCGGACCCGAGTACTTGATCACAACGAGGCGGGCCAGTAA